The sequence AATGTTCACACACAAACTCTAGTTAATGTAAACAAGAGAAACTGCAACTATACCGATAAATCCAGATAATGCATAAAGCCGCATAGCACTACAAACACTAGAGATAAACAGGTCCGAATACACTGTTGTAGTCAGAATTAAAACTTGGCCTGGCACACAGCAATCCTAGCAAGAGAAACTTGAAATCTATAAATAAGAAACACCCAAGGAGCAAACTGGAATCCTCAATCTGATTAACAAAATGTAACGGGGTTTCCAAAAGATACTTCACTAGactactactacctctgtccccaAGGAGCGGACCGTGTTTATTgaagattttgtttggttggttgtatgAATCACGAATTTAGCCAGGTTCATAGCTAACTAAAAACACAGTCTTTTAAGGCGAGGAAATATCAATTTATGAATTCTCTATGCTCCTTGCAATTAAGGCACACAAGCACcccaaacaagaaaaaagaaatgcaatTTGCTACCAACACTCAACAGCAATCAAATGTTGAGCAGAAATTCTATAGTCATATGACATCTAGCCACCTGGAGAATCACGCTACGTTATGTTTGTCCCATGAAAGAACAACATCTCCAACTCATAGCAACAAAACAAGGAAATACCTGGTATGATTCAACAGCCATGTACAACCGTAAACCCCCACACATTCGTGTTAATAGGATTGCAAATACGCACGCCCAACAAATGGCCACATCACAAACATTCTGGGCAAACGATAAACGGAGGATAGAAGCATTGACCATGATATATTCCTACGGATGAAGAGTCTGGATGCGAGACCTCTACCACACCAGCTCGACGAATCGGATCGCGCTGCCTTGACCCACCCAACCCCTATCCCTAATCGCACGACGCAAACCCCAGATCGCGCACAtacccgaaaccctagcgacGCCACACGCACAGATCTGGGGACCGAGGAGGacagaggagagggggagggggggggggggcaaacaCGGTCCGCGCGTACCTCCTTGTTGGCGATCTCGGACTTGTAGGGGAGGACGAAGTTGACGGTGAGCTTGGAGGGGATGGCCGCCGGCGTGGGGGGGCGGGGCTGCATGAGCGACATGGGCGTGGCGGGGGCCTCGATGTTGGGGGCCACCTTCTTCCACGCCTCCGCGAAGGCGGAGTCGGTGGCCGCCTCGGCCGGCACCTCCGCCGTCGAGAGCGCCCTGCtgctgcggccggcggcggcggcggcgcgggtggtggccaggcggcgggcggcgtggcgcagcatttttctctttcttctttttctctctctcgtttcTCCTCTCGTCGCTGCGGCTGCGCGTGGGTGGGTGGAATGGGGTTCCAGGGGTGTGGGCGATTTGGAGggcgaggtgaggtgaggaGTGTGGGTCAGTGGGAGTGGAGGCGAGTTTGGGCTGGGCCGTTTCTATATTTAGGCTAGGTCGCCTGccttcttttcatatcatttaggaataagttcacttgagatcccttaactgatcaacgaatccgattttcgtccttcaaccaaaaaaatagatataacaGATCCcacaactgtcaaaaccggCGCAATATAGGTCCCATGGCGGTTTGGACGGTGGTTTTCGCTGCCATGTCGCTTACATGGCTAGTTTGACTCGGTCTTTATCTCACGTGGCATTGCCGTGACAATTTGATCTGggaaataataaaaaccgtggacccatatgtcagctataataaaaataataattaaaaatagtgAGGCCCACGTGTCATTCTcactccctcctcttctctctcttggtcgttcttcttcctcctctatcATCTCTTCATCAtgtggaaagagagagagagagaggagcgaaTGAGAACTACATTCCCATAACAATTTGCCACTTAAGCGTCACGTGAATGCTATATAGGATAAAGATCAAGTCAAACTAGCCATGCCAGCTAAAACCACCGTCCAAACCGTTATGGGACCTATGTTGCACCGGGTATATGGTTTCCGGTTGAAAGGTGAAAATCAGATTCGTTAacaagttaagggatctcaagtgaacttattcataTTGTTTATTGGATTTTTTAAAATGGATTATTTACTCCGCGTTTCTAATAATATgctttctaaaaaaagaatttttATTGGATTGCTTAGAACACCTTGTTAAAGTTATTTATTAAAATGTTTAATTTATCcatataatcaagtagataatccaCAGCACACATAGTTCTTATATGTTAAATGGCTACTTTTTTTCATGCTTAATGGACGAAGCGTTTTGACAATTATTAGAGGATACAAACAAATGAATTATCTATTATCAACTCGAAAAATGGATTTAAAATGGTATTCTAGGAAgttcatatataaaaatattttacaaaaattACATCGGAAAACATGCCACCGTTccattcttctcctcttctaaattttttttaaaaaactcatTTCTTCCTTAAacattttctcatttttttccggtaaagaaatatatttttttaatttatttatgggTTATAATACAAAGCAGAGGTTTGCAATGAGGATGATCGCATTCTTTCTGAACCAGACTACACAAATAGCCACGTTTTGGATGGGAACAATCACAAGTTCATGGCAAAATGATAGTACACCCAGAAAGCATAGACACATCATAATTGATTATATTTAGCATAAGAGCAACCAAGCTAGGTATTTCGGAAAGACACGATCTACAGAATGCACTTGCTTACATCAACCTGGTACTAGATAAATACTGTGACATAGCCATAGTCCTGCATTTAACTAAAATTACAAAGAACCAACTGATCAATCCAACTATCCTTTGGGTTTTATAAACACAGCACCTGCAGAAATCCCCAACAATGATGTCAGCCCTAAAGTTAAGAAAGAAGCCAAACCAATTACCCGTGCTTCCAAAGAGGCACCGAATCAAATAATGAACACACCAACAGTAAAGAAATTGATATGTGGAAACTTAGCATCAGTTTTTAACGTGCAAagtcaaatgcaatatatgctTAAAGCCTAAAAACTATTAGAAGTAAAATATTTCTTGTAATTGAGCAGCTGATGGACAGCTATGCTCAACTAAAAGGAAAAACTTCCTAAAATTAGTATTCATAGCAATATGGCATCCTTCAACATGTGAGCGTTTTTAGGTAAAAGTTGGAATCATTAAGCACGAACATCAACTGTGttattgaaacatttttccTGTTTTTGCTCTATTATCTGCACATATTTAGGAAATAGAGAGTTTCCAGGACTTATGTCATATGACTACATTAAAAAGAATATCACAATTAGAATATCTGCCTCAACTTCATAACTGTGTCCTCTAGAACCACAGCAACTAGTTAAGCATGCCAAGTTACTGTTCAAGttcctctaaaaaaaagttactgTTCAAGTAGTGTACCCCACATAGTAGTACTGGACAATTCTGGTATTAGTGATGGCAAACCTTAGTAGCCAGTAAGGTCTGGACTGCAAGTGCTCTATCAAACTCCCATCAGGCCTACAAGTTCATCAGTTTCATTAAAAACTTGAAATCGGTAATAAATGATTGTCAGAGATGTCAAAGTGTACAActgtttcaaaataataaataccATTTGTGGTCTATGCAATTGATCTTGCTTGTGACGTAAGGTCAAGGAGTCGGTTTCCCACAAAAATAATTGCTTGACAACTTGAAGCAACAGCATGATCTTCTGTATCAGCATAGCCTCTTTGTAGAATATCACAAGAAAGAAACATTACTGTTGGTAAGACAGTAGTCTAAGATTGCCACAAGGCCAGTACTACAATAAGATTATCAATAAGATTATCAATGGTCAACATATTTAAATGTAAGAATTAGCAACCACCTGGAACCTGAAGAGGAAATATGTGCTGCTATGAGATTCATGATCCATGCCAAAACAGATGAAAGAAAAGACGggcaatttataaaaaaaaaatcgatagtTGAAGCCTTGAAAGTTGATTTAGAAGCCTTGAAAGTGGATTTAGAGGTCAAAGAAGAGAAAATCCATGCATGTAAGATGTTACAGTGAGTACTAAGGAATTAGAACTAACCATCAAGAATAAATGGAAAGACTTGAAAGGACAATACAGAATTATACAACAGATGCGGATGATGTTACATCGGAAGAATTCTGTACAGATGTGCATGCACAAGAAGAGTGTTCTCTAAATGCAAAAGGATTACAGTGCTGCAGTCATTTTACCTATTTGACGCCTGCCCAGGATCTGAAAGCTCTGACATCTTCTATTCTTTTACTCTGTTCTTCTGTTTTTTCATGCAGCAAATTCAAATTTCTATACAGATTCTTGTGTAGCTTTAGAAAAACTTGCTTGTATTTCCACTTGTCACAGTACATTTTACGGTTTGCCATGTAACTTAAAACCTCCATGACTCTTGCAAAATAGCCAGCGTTTAGGAAATTCAAAATCAAGCAGTCAAGCAAGTCTCTATCCACAGTTAGCTCTCCATATTCGAGTCTGCGCTTTATTTCTCCCCACAGCATGGCAATCTCCCTATGCATGCCTAGTGAAGAATATCCACACAGTATGTGGCAAAAGGTATGCAGACTGGGTTTTACATTCTGCTCTCTCATCCGCTTATATGTGCTCAAAGCATCGTCCATCATATTTGCCTTGCAGAAGAAAAGAATTGAATTATTGAACTCAAAAGTTAAGTGCTCTCGAGAGCTATAATGTTCTATTTCTTGAACCAAACTGGAAAGCAAAGACGAATTTCTGAGGGGCATCTCATCCTTGACTATTTTGGCAACATCCTTTATGGTAAAGGATGGATTGGTATGAAAATCAGCCATTGTATATGCTTTCTTTTGTATCTGTTGGAGAAACCTATCAACTTCTTCCGGTTTATTCTCCTTCTCATATGCTCTCAAAAGAGACATGTAAGTACAGATTAGAACAGGAATCTCAGCTGACTCTAAATCATCCAGGATATCATGAGCAGCATGCAACCATCCCATCAGAATGCATGCACTAATTACATCTGAATGAGATGGCCCCTTTAGATCTTCCTTGTGTAATGTAATAAGAAAGCTAGACAATGCACGCACTTTACTTGCTTTCAAACAGCCAACAATGAATTTAGCAAGAGCCTTCTCACTAGGACGAATATTTCCATCAATAACAGCAAGAAGGCCAAATTGACTTTCTGTATCTAAAACGAAACCTTTGTCCACTTTTATGGGGTCAAACATTATTCTGAATCCAGTTTTCAGGTTGCCAGAGCCTATCTGTATTACACCTTGTTTATGGACACTATCACCAACAAAAGCACGAGGCTTTTGTTGTCGATACAGATCAACCAAAAGCTGAGCAGCGGCATCCATGTCATTATATTTGAAATGCAGGTTCAGCAGACTTCCATAAAAATATAGATAGTGCTGAATGAACGGCAAAGATGCAAAAGAATCGATACTTCTTTTCATGTTCACCAATTCAACTCGCTGCCCAACCATCTCAAAGACAAGGCTAGCGATAGCCACTGTATTTACATCGGCCACAACCCCAACCAGCGACATAAGCTCCATTATTCTTTGGGCCTTGATCATGCATTTGAAATCGACACATGACTTCAAAACCATATTAAACAAGGTAACATTACTCTTTATTGGATCCAGTTTTTTCAGCTGCCTTCTATCTCCAATCTGCTCCAAGAAACACTCGCAGGTCTCACACAAAACATCAGCAGCAAGATAGGATCCTACTTGTGACTTCACCATATGCAAGTACACCATGGTCAGCATATCAACATCAGGAAGCTTGCCGCTCTCCAATATGATCCTCACCACTGTGGAGGCTGGAATCGGCATCTGATCTCTGGCAAGCGCCAGAGCTAGCTTCATCAGCGAGCCACAATTAAGAAGGTTGCCATTGCATTGGTAAACTGACAAGACCATGTCGAATGCCCTCTGAAGCCATCTCCTACTAGACGCAtaggacagcgacacgatcATCCTGTCCAACACCCGTGGCTCAGGAAGGCCATGCAGGGTCTTGTAATTGGCAAATGCTTGCAGCACGTCGTCGACATTGCCGTCATCGAGAGCAGCATTGATTGTCCTCAGTAGGGTCTCACGAGACGGCGCTTCCCACGGCAGAATCTTGGCTGCAATCGTGCCCATGGGAAGGTGATGTATGGCCAGAGCGGATTGCCTCCTCCATGACCCGTAGCAATCAGCCTAATAACAAGAAACTATATGAACTAAAGGAGaactattttcatttttttttacagattttagtaaaggaaaatatatccatttatcttatactccctctgtttcatattataagttgatttgtttttttcttagtcaaacttctgtaggtttgactaagtttataaaaaaattagcaacatctacaaaaccaaattagtttcattaaatataacacggaatatatttttataatatatttgttttatattggaaatgttgttatatttttctacaaacttgatcaaacttaaaaggaAAAGTTGAACTAaaagaaacggagagagtagatttTAGGAAAGCAGCAAGAAGGCTGCGCCATACCTGCTTGGAGTTGGAGGGGAGGATGAAGAAGTCGACGGTGAGCTTGGAatcggaggtggtggtggccggcgtgGGCGAGATGGCCATTGTCGCAGGGGCTTATGCCCATCTtcgacaccccccccccccccccccccgcgcgcgcctCTTCCAGCTCCACGCTCCCAAGCAGGTATGGTGCTGCCTTCCTAaaatctactctctccgtttcatgttaATAAGTCACAAGCCACTTTGATTTTTCTTTAGTTACACTtagtttttaaagtttgaccaagtttgtagaaaaatataacaacatttcCAATATAAAAcgaatatattatcaaaatatattccgtgttatatttaatgaaactaatttggttgtctagatgttactaatttttttataaacttgtgGATTCATTGCACTAAGatgtatctcatccagtcctaGGTTACAAGATTTTggaccggagggagtataactggtgcacggtaaaaaaaaaagcttcttaTGCAGCATAGTAAAATATAAGTGAATAGTAGGCTATACTAATATGCAGTTTTATTCATAGAACTTGAGAAGGAAAGATTTTCTCAACCAAAGAAATTTACATCAGGAACATTGACACTGAATGTTCAGACACAAACTCTAGCTAATGTAGGGCAAAGGAGAGGGGGGCACACGGTCCGCGCATACCTCCTTGTTGGCGATCTCGGACTTGTAGGGGAGGACGAAGTTGACGATGAGCTTGGAGGGGATGGCCGCCGGCGTGGGGGGGCGGGGCTGCATGAGCGACATGGGCGTGGCGGGGGTCTCGATGTTGGGGGCCACCTTCTTCCACGCCTCCGCGAAGGCGGAGTCGGTGGCCGCCTCGGCCGGCACCTCCGCCGTCGAGAGCACCCTGCtgctgcggccggcggcggcggcggcggcggcgcgggtggtggccaggcggcgggcggcgtggcgcagcatttttctttttcttctttttctctctctctcgtttctcctctcctcgctgCGGCTGCGGGTGGGTGGAATGGGGTTCCAGAGGTGTGGGCGATTTGGAGGGCGAGGTGATGAGTGTGGTTCAGGTTTACGATTCCGATATGCCCTTCCGTTTCGAGCACCGGCGAAATTTGAAATTTCACGAAATCAAGTAGAAAACCGGTAACTTCCGAagaaatttcataaaccaaaatttgaatacaaattccctgAGTTTAGCGATAATTTCTCGAAAACCGGTCGGTTTTGGTGAAATTTCGatcgaaatcatcgaaatttcgatcAGTAATTGGGCCTATTTCATGCAATCTGGCTCATGtaagtgtttttttaattttttattctaTTCTTTCATGATGATAAATACACAcaatactttattttttttgaaaatttatatcccaataggttatatgaatatcatagtatttataagattttatttgattttttttcttttttatcaattcaaatttgaatttggatgaaactcctCGAAATCTCAGATggtttctactttcgagccttGTCGAAACGTCGAAATT is a genomic window of Oryza glaberrima chromosome 7, OglaRS2, whole genome shotgun sequence containing:
- the LOC127779382 gene encoding pentatricopeptide repeat-containing protein At4g17616 isoform X2, translated to MAISPTPATTTSDSKLTVDFFILPSNSKQADCYGSWRRQSALAIHHLPMGTIAAKILPWEAPSRETLLRTINAALDDGNVDDVLQAFANYKTLHGLPEPRVLDRMIVSLSYASSRRWLQRAFDMVLSVYQCNGNLLNCGSLMKLALALARDQMPIPASTVVRIILESGKLPDVDMLTMVYLHMVKSQVGSYLAADVLCETCECFLEQIGDRRQLKKLDPIKSNVTLFNMVLKSCVDFKCMIKAQRIMELMSLVGVVADVNTVAIASLVFEMVGQRVELVNMKRSIDSFASLPFIQHYLYFYGSLLNLHFKYNDMDAAAQLLVDLYRQQKPRAFVGDSVHKQGVIQIGSGNLKTGFRIMFDPIKVDKGFVLDTESQFGLLAVIDGNIRPSEKALAKFIVGCLKASKVRALSSFLITLHKEDLKGPSHSDVISACILMGWLHAAHDILDDLESAEIPVLICTYMSLLRAYEKENKPEEVDRFLQQIQKKAYTMADFHTNPSFTIKDVAKIVKDEMPLRNSSLLSSLVQEIEHYSSREHLTFEFNNSILFFCKANMMDDALSTYKRMREQNVKPSLHTFCHILCGYSSLGMHREIAMLWGEIKRRLEYGELTVDRDLLDCLILNFLNAGYFARVMEVLSYMANRKMYCDKWKYKQVFLKLHKNLYRNLNLLHEKTEEQSKRIEDVRAFRSWAGVK
- the LOC127779382 gene encoding pentatricopeptide repeat-containing protein At4g17616 isoform X1, which encodes MLRHAARRLATTRAAAAAAAGRSSRVLSTAEVPAEAATDSAFAEAWKKVAPNIETPATPMSLMQPRPPTPAAIPSKLIVNFVLPYKSEIANKEADCYGSWRRQSALAIHHLPMGTIAAKILPWEAPSRETLLRTINAALDDGNVDDVLQAFANYKTLHGLPEPRVLDRMIVSLSYASSRRWLQRAFDMVLSVYQCNGNLLNCGSLMKLALALARDQMPIPASTVVRIILESGKLPDVDMLTMVYLHMVKSQVGSYLAADVLCETCECFLEQIGDRRQLKKLDPIKSNVTLFNMVLKSCVDFKCMIKAQRIMELMSLVGVVADVNTVAIASLVFEMVGQRVELVNMKRSIDSFASLPFIQHYLYFYGSLLNLHFKYNDMDAAAQLLVDLYRQQKPRAFVGDSVHKQGVIQIGSGNLKTGFRIMFDPIKVDKGFVLDTESQFGLLAVIDGNIRPSEKALAKFIVGCLKASKVRALSSFLITLHKEDLKGPSHSDVISACILMGWLHAAHDILDDLESAEIPVLICTYMSLLRAYEKENKPEEVDRFLQQIQKKAYTMADFHTNPSFTIKDVAKIVKDEMPLRNSSLLSSLVQEIEHYSSREHLTFEFNNSILFFCKANMMDDALSTYKRMREQNVKPSLHTFCHILCGYSSLGMHREIAMLWGEIKRRLEYGELTVDRDLLDCLILNFLNAGYFARVMEVLSYMANRKMYCDKWKYKQVFLKLHKNLYRNLNLLHEKTEEQSKRIEDVRAFRSWAGVK